From Orcinus orca chromosome 3, mOrcOrc1.1, whole genome shotgun sequence, a single genomic window includes:
- the TNFSF14 gene encoding tumor necrosis factor ligand superfamily member 14 isoform X1 — protein sequence MEETVVRPSVFMVDGQTDIPFTRLGHRRRRQACSAARLGLGLLLLLLTTGMAVQGWFLLQLHWRLEVMAAPLQDRGAGSWDQLVQDRRPQRANPTAHLTGANSSLTGSGGPLLWETKLGLAFLRGLTYRDGALVIAQAGYYYIYSKVQLGGVGCPQRLTGGLPITHGLYKRTARYPEELELLVSRRSPCGRAGSPRVWWDSSFLGGVVHLDAGEEVVVRVPDESLVRVRDGTRSYFGAFMV from the exons ATGGAGGAGACAGTGGTGAGGCCCTCGGTGTTCATGGTGGATGGACAGACGGACATCCCTTTCACAAGGCTGGGGCACAGACGCAGGAGACAGGCCTGCAGTGCAGCCCGGCTGGGCCTgggcctcctgctgctgctgttgacGACCGGAATGGCTGTCCAGGGCTGGTTCCTGCTGCAGCTACACTGGCGCCTGGAGGTGATGGCCGCCCCCCTGCAG GACAGAGGTGCAGGATCCTGGGATCAGCTGGTGCAAG ATCGGAGGCCCCAGCGGGCCAACCCGACAGCACACCTCACAG GGGCCAACTCCAGCCTGACAGGCAGTGGGGGCCCGCTGCTGTGGGAGACGAAACTGGGCCTGGCCTTCCTGAGGGGCCTCACCTACCGGGACGGTGCCCTGGTCATCGCCCAGGCCGGCTACTATTACATCTACTCCAAGGTGCAGCTGGGCGGTGTGGGCTGCCCCCAGAGGCTGACCGGCGGCCTGCCCATCACCCACGGCCTCTACAAGCGCACGGCCCGCTACCCCGAGGAGCTGGAGCTGCTGGTCAGCCGGCGGTCACCCTGTGGGCGAGCAGGCAGCCCCCGGGTCTGGTGGGACAGCAGCTTCCTGGGCGGAGTGGTCCACCTGGATGCCGGAGAGGAGGTGGTGGTGCGCGTGCCCGATGAGAGCCTGGTCCGAGTCCGCGATGGTACGCGGTCCTACTTCGGGGCGTTCATGGTGTGA
- the TNFSF14 gene encoding tumor necrosis factor ligand superfamily member 14 isoform X2, translated as MEETVVRPSVFMVDGQTDIPFTRLGHRRRRQACSAARLGLGLLLLLLTTGMAVQGWFLLQLHWRLEVMAAPLQDRGAGSWDQLVQGANSSLTGSGGPLLWETKLGLAFLRGLTYRDGALVIAQAGYYYIYSKVQLGGVGCPQRLTGGLPITHGLYKRTARYPEELELLVSRRSPCGRAGSPRVWWDSSFLGGVVHLDAGEEVVVRVPDESLVRVRDGTRSYFGAFMV; from the exons ATGGAGGAGACAGTGGTGAGGCCCTCGGTGTTCATGGTGGATGGACAGACGGACATCCCTTTCACAAGGCTGGGGCACAGACGCAGGAGACAGGCCTGCAGTGCAGCCCGGCTGGGCCTgggcctcctgctgctgctgttgacGACCGGAATGGCTGTCCAGGGCTGGTTCCTGCTGCAGCTACACTGGCGCCTGGAGGTGATGGCCGCCCCCCTGCAG GACAGAGGTGCAGGATCCTGGGATCAGCTGGTGCAAG GGGCCAACTCCAGCCTGACAGGCAGTGGGGGCCCGCTGCTGTGGGAGACGAAACTGGGCCTGGCCTTCCTGAGGGGCCTCACCTACCGGGACGGTGCCCTGGTCATCGCCCAGGCCGGCTACTATTACATCTACTCCAAGGTGCAGCTGGGCGGTGTGGGCTGCCCCCAGAGGCTGACCGGCGGCCTGCCCATCACCCACGGCCTCTACAAGCGCACGGCCCGCTACCCCGAGGAGCTGGAGCTGCTGGTCAGCCGGCGGTCACCCTGTGGGCGAGCAGGCAGCCCCCGGGTCTGGTGGGACAGCAGCTTCCTGGGCGGAGTGGTCCACCTGGATGCCGGAGAGGAGGTGGTGGTGCGCGTGCCCGATGAGAGCCTGGTCCGAGTCCGCGATGGTACGCGGTCCTACTTCGGGGCGTTCATGGTGTGA